Proteins encoded together in one Drosophila albomicans strain 15112-1751.03 chromosome 2R, ASM965048v2, whole genome shotgun sequence window:
- the LOC127565835 gene encoding uncharacterized protein LOC127565835, with product MYVFNYDATLLYELYNVKVNVQMVKRANGYKPWLYNITVDACEFQRRRNNPMIKMVFNIFKNYSNLNHPCPYRDSVHLYGLYLKPQLIPIPLPTGEYGLLTTWNFDNKTISTVNLYFEFKEDAI from the exons ATGTACGTCTTCAACTATGATGCTACTTTGCTGTATGAATTATATAATGTGAAGGTTAATGTTCAAATGGTCAAACGGGCAAATGGCTATAAACCGTGGCTATACAATATTACTGTTGACGCCTGCGAATTTCAAAGACGACGCAACAATCCAATGATTAAAATggtatttaacatttttaaaaactattcGAACCTTAATCACCCTTGCCCATATAGG GATTCTGTACATTTATATGGCTTATATCTTAAGCCACAATTAATTCCCATTCCGTTGCCCACCGGCGAGTATGGGTTACTTACAACATGGAATTTTGATAACAAAACTATTTCGACtgtgaatttatatttcgaattcaaagaagatgcaatttaa
- the LOC127565915 gene encoding uncharacterized protein LOC127565915, translating into MIYDLFRSKSNINHTCPYVDAISVKFSNLECESKNQSWIIVHTCRLKAINRKRVDVNFNSTILHPVNILHVHCQVLKKANGYKPWLIDYTVDGCAFLRKNNHPFVKIVYDLFKSKSNINHTCPYGPIIVKDLYLTPNSIPLPFPTGDYCLLLEWKFDRRIQIITKYCMEYIEDN; encoded by the exons ATGATCTACGATCTGTTTAGATCAAAGTCAAACATTAATCACACATGTCCTTACGTG GATGCTATAAGTGTTAAATTTTCAAACCTGGAATGTGAGTCCAAAAATCAATCATGGATTATTGTACACACTTGTCGACTGAAAGCAATCAATAGGAAACGAGTTGATGTTAACTTTAATTCGACTATTCTTCATCCAGTGAACATCTTGCATGTCCATTGTCAGGTGCTAAAAAAGGCAAATGGTTATAAGCCGTGGCTAATAGATTACACAGTTGATGGATGCGCATTTTTACGAAAAAATAACCATCCATTTGTAAAGATAGTCTACGATCTTTTTAAATCAAAGTCAAACATTAATCACACATGTCCTTAC GGCCCAATTATAGTGAAAGACTTATATCTTACACCGAATTCCATACCACTTCCTTTTCCAACTGGTGATTATTGCCTTCTTTTAGAATGGAAATTTGATAGAAGGATACAAATTATTACGAAATATTGTATGGAATATATCGAGGataactaa
- the LOC117576133 gene encoding phenoloxidase-activating factor 1-like — translation MNQIILFVILLWQVMSTNCRQCTSSESCVLLLDCPELMLGTKAMRESSECNEPFKYCCPTFVKTRITESAEEEDKFPKDCGSTPWYESDRVVGGRVIEPDEFSWLVSLEYADYEAPAGVCAGSIVNSLYVVTAAHCVSDRMVDYFGGLKAVRVGNFTNGLKCDFGTPGCQQYQRIEVDEIIVHPDYIVNSRARMLNDIALVRLQRKIEFTSMLKPICLPFGNNPNIPEPSSTNQLMVSGWGHTSSRRDDLAKRAVSVPLWTRENCLQDVRRDESQICTGVTGKGACHGDSGGPVMYQFESRRFVLEGIVSYGGRECATPTFPSVATRVRSFGNWIENRMRMS, via the exons ATGAATcagattatattatttgtcATTTTGTTATGGCAAGTCATGTCAACAAACTGTCGGCAATGCACTTCGTCTGAATCGTGTGTATTATTATTGGATTGTCCGGAACTCATGTTAGGCACTAAAGCAATGCGAGAAAGCAGCGAATGCAATGAGCCTTTCAAATATTGCTGTCCAACCTTTGTGAAGACGCGGATAACAGAGTCAGCTGAGGAAGAAGACAAATTTCCAAAAGATTGTGGATCAACGCCTTGGTACGAATCCGACCGAGTAGTTGGTGGTCGAGTGATCGAGCCCGATGAATTTAGCTGGTTAGTTAGTTTGGAGTATGCTGATTATGAAGCCCCCGCTGGAGTCTGTGCTGGATCCATTGTCAACTCGCTTTACGTGGTGACGGCAGCGCATTGTGTGTCTGACAGAATGGTCGACTATTTTGGGGGTCt GAAAGCAGTGCGTGTGGGCAACTTTACTAATGGGTTAAAATGTGATTTTGGTACTCCAGGTTGTCAGCAATATCAACGCATTGAAGTCGACGAGATTATTGTGCATCCGGATTACATCGTGAATAGCAGAGCAAGAATGCTGAATGACATTGCCTTGGTGCGACTGCAGAGAAAAATCGAGTTTACCAGCATGCTGAAGCCCATTTGTCTGCCATTTGGCAATAACCCCAACATACCTGAACCAAGTTCCACCAATCAATTAATGGTCAGCGGCTGGGGTCACACATCGTCCCGCCGCGACGACTTGGCAAAGCGTGCTGTCTCTGTGCCATTATGGACTAGAGAAAACTGTCTCCAAGATGTGCGTAGGGATGAGTCACAGATCTGCACAGGTGTCACCGGGAAGGGTGCATGCCATGGCGACTCTGGAGGTCCAGTCATGTATCAGTTTGAAAGCAGACGCTTTGTCCTCGAGGGCATCGTTTCGTATGGCGGTCGTGAATGCGCCACTCCAACGTTTCCCAGTGTTGCCACTCGAGTGCGCAGCTTCGGCAATTGGATTGAGAATAGAATGAGAATGAGTTAG
- the LOC117574889 gene encoding cecropin-B-like has product MFDIKAPLLQSSTNSLVFTVESVSNNIMNFNKIFLFVALILAISMVQARPDIWKDLERVGQHIRDATLQVLDIGQKAANVVDTFRGKEERTE; this is encoded by the exons ATGTTTGATATAAAAGCACCTTTACTTCAAAGTTCTACCAACAGTCTCGTGTTTACAGTCGAATCGGTTTCAAACAACAttatgaatttcaataaaatttttctgtttgttgcaCTGATATTGGCAATTAGTATGGTTCAAGCCAGGCCTGACATTTGGAAGGACCTC GAACGCGTTGGTCAGCACATTAGGGATGCTACTTTACAGGTTTTAGATATTGGTCAAAAGGCAGCTAATGTGGTCGACACTTTTCGCGGCAAAGAAGAAAGAACCGAATGa